The Thermobispora bispora DSM 43833 genome window below encodes:
- a CDS encoding Gfo/Idh/MocA family protein: MRVGVLGLGRIGALHATTLARLAAEGVIDEVVVSDADSARAEQIAERLNVRVGDAFGTDAVVIATPTATHAALLLESFRRGLPVFCEKPVAVDLQGTLQVLEAAKKAGVLVHIGFQRRFDAGYMAAREAVRSGEIGRLDRVHMLTADPRPPAPGYIPTSGGIYRDCHIHDFDILRWVTGQEVATVYATGANRGESFFAEAGDVDNSAAVLTMTDGTLVTLQGSRYNGHGYDVRMELAGTRKTWAVGLDRRAPLHSAEGFQPTDPPWPDFQTRFEPAYVREMVAFVEAVRGERESPCTVEDALAALYIAEAAELSRRENRPVKVTEVIA, encoded by the coding sequence ATGAGGGTCGGTGTGCTGGGTCTCGGGCGGATAGGCGCGCTCCATGCGACCACCCTCGCCCGGCTGGCGGCGGAGGGGGTCATCGACGAGGTGGTGGTCTCCGACGCCGACAGCGCGCGAGCGGAGCAGATCGCCGAGCGGCTGAACGTCCGGGTGGGGGACGCGTTCGGCACCGACGCCGTGGTGATCGCCACCCCCACCGCCACCCACGCGGCTCTGCTGCTCGAGAGCTTCCGGCGCGGGCTGCCGGTGTTCTGCGAGAAGCCCGTGGCGGTGGACCTCCAGGGCACCCTCCAGGTACTCGAAGCGGCCAAGAAGGCGGGCGTCCTCGTCCACATCGGCTTCCAGCGCCGGTTCGACGCCGGGTACATGGCGGCGCGCGAGGCGGTGCGCAGCGGGGAGATCGGGCGGCTCGACCGGGTGCACATGCTCACGGCCGACCCGCGGCCGCCCGCTCCCGGGTACATCCCCACCTCCGGCGGCATCTACCGGGACTGCCACATCCACGACTTCGACATCCTGCGCTGGGTGACCGGGCAGGAGGTGGCGACGGTGTACGCCACCGGCGCCAACCGCGGGGAGTCCTTCTTCGCCGAGGCCGGGGACGTGGACAACAGCGCGGCCGTGCTCACCATGACCGACGGCACGCTCGTCACCCTGCAGGGATCCCGGTACAACGGCCACGGCTACGACGTGCGGATGGAGCTCGCCGGCACCCGCAAGACCTGGGCGGTCGGCCTCGACCGGCGGGCGCCGCTCCACTCGGCCGAGGGGTTCCAGCCCACCGATCCGCCGTGGCCGGACTTCCAGACCCGGTTCGAGCCCGCGTACGTGCGGGAGATGGTCGCCTTCGTCGAGGCGGTGCGCGGGGAGCGGGAGAGCCCGTGCACGGTCGAGGACGCGCTCGCCGCGCTCTACATCGCGGAGGCCGCCGAGCTCTCCCGGCGGGAGAACCGCCCGGTCAAGGTCACGGAGGTGATCGCGTGA